Proteins found in one Thalassomonas actiniarum genomic segment:
- the mutH gene encoding DNA mismatch repair endonuclease MutH, whose product MNIPSSEAELLQRAQMLAGLSLGEIARQANIAVPTSLNKEKGWIGLLLEHVLGASAGSRPEPDFPGLGIELKSLPIDRNGKPLETTFVCVAPLTGLVGATWQNSHVRKKMSRVLWVPVVSERSIAIVDRIVGTPFIWSPSPEEEHLMAMDWQELTDMIVLGRVEQISGKHGQVLQLRPKAANSRARTQAFDKNGKPFKTLPRGFYLKIAFTQMLLHKHLRVG is encoded by the coding sequence ATTAACATCCCCTCATCCGAAGCAGAATTACTGCAGCGGGCACAAATGTTGGCAGGTCTTAGTTTAGGCGAAATCGCCCGCCAGGCCAATATTGCCGTACCAACAAGTCTCAATAAAGAAAAAGGCTGGATAGGCCTGTTACTCGAACATGTCTTAGGCGCCAGTGCCGGCTCCCGCCCGGAGCCGGACTTTCCCGGCCTGGGCATAGAATTAAAATCCCTGCCGATTGACAGAAACGGCAAACCGCTGGAAACCACCTTTGTGTGTGTCGCACCGCTAACCGGCTTGGTGGGGGCGACCTGGCAAAACAGCCATGTCAGAAAAAAAATGTCCCGGGTATTATGGGTGCCCGTGGTCTCCGAAAGAAGTATCGCCATTGTCGATCGCATCGTCGGCACTCCCTTTATCTGGTCCCCTTCTCCTGAAGAAGAACATTTAATGGCGATGGACTGGCAAGAGCTGACCGACATGATAGTGCTGGGCCGGGTCGAGCAAATCAGCGGCAAACACGGACAGGTATTACAGCTGAGGCCCAAAGCCGCCAACAGCAGGGCTAGAACCCAGGCATTTGACAAAAACGGCAAACCTTTTAAAACCTTACCTCGGGGTTTCTACCTGAAAATAGCCTTTACCCAAATGTTGTTACACAAACATTTGCGTGTCGGTTAA
- a CDS encoding D-hexose-6-phosphate mutarotase, producing MSSSILFANQFGQVDKTTFGEAIRGLLIKHQYCHAKISLYGGQVLTWQPGEHQAVLWLSEDSEFSPGKAIRGGIPLCWPWFGPYKDGGNHGFARQQIWQLDSIDINKDAVTVILSWHGEKAHPLWPAACELRQELVLGKELKQTLYMKNAGDDELEYSGALHSYFCVSAPENVDIKALNRARFDDKLTGEKGQTAILPHCRGPLDRVYHYDKAVQLVDHHWQRTIEILPENTRQWVVWNPGTETAEKMPDVHHGGEHEFVCLEGANSQWQKLPPGRWVIMGQTIRVTEH from the coding sequence ATGTCCAGCTCTATCCTGTTTGCCAATCAATTTGGCCAGGTTGATAAAACCACTTTCGGTGAGGCGATACGTGGTTTGTTGATTAAACATCAGTATTGTCATGCCAAGATCAGCCTGTATGGCGGCCAGGTATTAACCTGGCAACCGGGTGAGCATCAAGCGGTTTTATGGCTGAGCGAAGACAGTGAGTTTTCTCCCGGCAAGGCGATCCGCGGCGGCATCCCTTTGTGCTGGCCCTGGTTTGGTCCCTATAAGGATGGCGGCAATCACGGCTTTGCCAGACAGCAGATATGGCAGCTGGACAGTATCGATATCAATAAAGATGCGGTGACGGTTATTCTCAGCTGGCACGGTGAAAAGGCACACCCCTTATGGCCTGCGGCATGTGAACTTCGCCAGGAGCTGGTATTAGGCAAAGAGCTTAAGCAAACCTTATATATGAAAAATGCCGGGGATGACGAGCTTGAATATAGCGGCGCCCTGCACAGCTATTTTTGTGTCAGTGCTCCGGAAAATGTCGATATCAAGGCATTAAACCGGGCCAGGTTTGATGATAAGTTAACCGGGGAAAAGGGACAAACGGCAATATTGCCCCATTGCCGGGGGCCGCTGGACAGGGTGTATCATTATGACAAAGCGGTACAGCTTGTTGATCATCACTGGCAACGCACCATAGAGATTTTGCCGGAAAATACCCGTCAATGGGTCGTCTGGAATCCGGGCACGGAAACGGCGGAAAAAATGCCGGATGTTCATCACGGCGGCGAACATGAGTTTGTTTGTCTTGAAGGGGCCAACAGCCAATGGCAAAAACTGCCTCCGGGCCGTTGGGTGATTATGGGGCAAACTATCAGGGTAACCGAGCACTAA
- a CDS encoding multiheme c-type cytochrome — translation MLYLELMGLDIEGKQQQLEAKRLHWFSGLFVVLSITGFVNWLLFPLAPFLEQLFSLIHAVAGVLFSLVFCFYILSHFRRTLAFRRPVILTIGLILSLVMFSLVVSGYLLVFSGVPERLIWLKDAHLWLSLVTVFLLFGHVLFHYFTFPERRKLVAPSRFVTLTPAINSTVFKTLTLTTVAALLVLMLDNITKVPVEGVYIEDYQYNYGASPFAPSLAQTKNNEFIRKRDIAGSRECIGCHQASGEQWLASAHRHAADDPTYVRNINLLQKSRGTSATRYCEGCHAPVALLTGQLTAGGQHAGVPGTVANVEGVGCMSCHGIRSITGAEGVASYYFSPRSDYLFEHSSNPVLSFVNEQLIKLRPALHKQELLPSVQKTSQYCGSCHSQFMDKSMNNWGWVKMQDEYQAWAASKFNQGKDARFTHPENKQCQDCHMQKVAGQDMAADSEGKISSHYFVGANVMLARQFGNEELYQLTVDFLQQDKVNLVIVPPKDRFSRQSFSYASSGQGTGENSPVAFYRGEQANITLLVNNRGVGHNFPGGAIALKEAWIDLDIYDGAGQLVYSRGDLLANGEIEPLATVYKEVAIDRFGKEVWRHDLFDIVGRSYLNVIPSGSTDIVNFEFDIPDWATSPLSISATLKLRKLNQKYHDWVNEQEEVKGNPIVDIARDAIKVPLSKAPVVIAEEKRHLSVQ, via the coding sequence ATGTTATATCTTGAGTTAATGGGCCTTGATATCGAAGGGAAGCAACAACAGCTGGAAGCTAAACGCCTTCATTGGTTTAGTGGCCTGTTTGTGGTGTTGTCGATCACAGGTTTTGTCAACTGGCTACTTTTCCCCTTAGCTCCTTTTCTCGAACAACTATTCTCGCTGATCCATGCCGTCGCGGGGGTTCTTTTTTCTTTGGTTTTTTGCTTTTATATCCTGAGTCATTTTCGGCGGACATTAGCTTTTCGCCGCCCGGTGATTTTGACCATTGGATTGATCTTATCCCTGGTGATGTTTTCTCTGGTGGTAAGCGGTTACTTACTGGTTTTTTCCGGTGTGCCGGAGCGACTTATCTGGCTGAAAGACGCCCATCTATGGCTGTCGTTGGTAACGGTATTTTTGCTGTTTGGCCATGTGTTGTTTCATTATTTCACTTTCCCCGAGCGAAGAAAGCTGGTGGCACCGTCGAGGTTTGTCACTCTTACCCCGGCCATTAACAGTACTGTTTTTAAAACCCTTACCCTGACAACGGTAGCGGCCCTGTTGGTGTTGATGCTGGATAATATTACCAAGGTGCCGGTTGAGGGGGTCTATATAGAAGACTATCAATATAATTACGGCGCCAGCCCTTTTGCCCCCAGCCTGGCGCAAACGAAAAATAATGAATTTATTCGCAAACGGGATATTGCCGGCTCTAGGGAATGTATCGGTTGTCATCAGGCTTCGGGTGAGCAGTGGCTGGCATCTGCGCACCGCCATGCTGCCGATGATCCTACCTATGTCAGAAACATTAACCTGCTGCAAAAATCCCGGGGCACCAGCGCCACCCGTTATTGTGAAGGGTGTCATGCACCGGTGGCGTTATTAACTGGCCAGCTCACCGCCGGCGGCCAGCATGCCGGCGTGCCGGGTACTGTCGCCAACGTTGAAGGGGTGGGGTGTATGTCCTGCCACGGCATTCGTTCAATCACCGGCGCCGAAGGGGTGGCCAGCTATTATTTCAGTCCGCGCAGCGATTATTTGTTTGAGCATAGCAGCAATCCGGTGTTGTCTTTTGTTAACGAGCAGCTGATTAAACTCAGGCCGGCGCTGCATAAACAAGAGCTGTTGCCGAGCGTGCAAAAAACCTCCCAATATTGCGGCTCCTGCCATAGTCAGTTTATGGATAAGTCCATGAACAACTGGGGCTGGGTCAAAATGCAGGATGAATATCAGGCCTGGGCCGCCAGCAAGTTTAACCAGGGCAAAGATGCGCGCTTTACCCATCCGGAAAATAAGCAATGCCAGGACTGCCATATGCAGAAAGTTGCCGGGCAGGATATGGCCGCCGACAGCGAAGGAAAAATCAGTTCCCATTACTTTGTCGGCGCCAATGTCATGCTGGCGCGCCAGTTTGGTAATGAAGAGCTTTATCAGCTGACGGTGGATTTTCTCCAGCAGGATAAGGTTAACCTGGTGATAGTGCCGCCAAAAGACAGATTTTCCCGGCAAAGTTTTTCTTATGCCAGCTCAGGGCAAGGCACAGGAGAAAATTCCCCGGTGGCTTTTTACCGGGGGGAGCAGGCTAACATTACCCTGTTGGTGAACAACCGGGGAGTCGGGCATAATTTCCCCGGCGGAGCGATTGCTTTAAAGGAGGCCTGGATAGATCTTGATATTTATGATGGCGCCGGGCAGCTGGTTTACAGCCGGGGAGATTTGCTCGCCAACGGTGAAATTGAACCTTTGGCCACGGTATACAAGGAAGTGGCGATAGACAGGTTTGGCAAAGAGGTATGGCGCCATGATTTATTTGATATCGTCGGGCGCAGTTACCTCAATGTGATTCCGTCCGGCAGTACCGATATCGTTAACTTTGAATTTGATATACCGGACTGGGCAACCTCGCCGCTGAGCATTTCGGCAACGTTAAAATTGCGGAAACTCAACCAGAAATATCATGACTGGGTCAATGAGCAGGAAGAAGTTAAAGGCAACCCCATTGTTGATATCGCCCGGGATGCGATCAAGGTGCCGCTGTCTAAGGCACCCGTGGTAATAGCTGAAGAGAAACGTCATTTATCAGTGCAATAA
- a CDS encoding glutaredoxin family protein: protein MFIIRWLLGRIILFFDFIFTPRGPKRAAAEQQEINQRIANMSLYQLPACPFCVKVRRAMKRNGLPVELRNINRNEDYKQELISEGGKRTVPCLRIVNKDDSVHWLYESKEIVTYLEKIAS, encoded by the coding sequence ATGTTTATTATTCGTTGGCTTCTGGGCCGGATAATCCTGTTTTTTGATTTTATTTTTACGCCCCGTGGTCCGAAAAGAGCCGCCGCCGAGCAGCAGGAAATCAATCAGCGTATTGCCAACATGAGTTTGTACCAACTGCCGGCATGCCCTTTTTGCGTCAAAGTTCGCCGCGCCATGAAGCGTAACGGCCTGCCGGTTGAGCTGCGCAATATTAACCGCAATGAAGACTATAAGCAGGAACTGATCAGTGAAGGCGGTAAGCGTACCGTGCCCTGTTTGCGTATCGTCAATAAAGATGATTCCGTACACTGGTTATATGAGTCCAAAGAAATTGTCACTTACCTGGAAAAAATTGCCAGCTAG
- the msrQ gene encoding protein-methionine-sulfoxide reductase heme-binding subunit MsrQ, whose protein sequence is MLTTKVFWLKVLIHLGALLPLVNLYYLALSDQLTADPVEAVIHFTGIGALNLLLITLLVSPLSKFSRQAFLMKTRRLLGLYAFAYALLHLLNFLFFEVQFDLALFVGEIVKRPYMTVGMAAFVILLLLALTSFDKVKRRMGKSWQKLHNYTYLAVVLAGIHFYWSVKSEIIEPGIYLVLMLALLFLRRDKFRRWFKGKR, encoded by the coding sequence GTGTTAACAACAAAAGTCTTTTGGCTGAAGGTGCTGATCCATCTGGGGGCGCTGCTGCCCTTGGTGAATCTGTATTATCTGGCGCTGAGCGATCAATTAACCGCGGATCCGGTAGAAGCGGTGATCCACTTTACCGGCATCGGGGCGTTAAATTTATTGTTGATCACTCTATTGGTTTCCCCGCTGTCGAAATTTAGCCGCCAGGCATTTTTAATGAAGACCAGGCGCTTATTGGGTTTATATGCCTTTGCCTATGCCTTGCTGCACTTGCTTAATTTTCTGTTTTTTGAAGTACAGTTTGATCTCGCCCTGTTTGTCGGTGAAATCGTTAAACGTCCCTATATGACTGTGGGTATGGCAGCCTTTGTGATTTTGCTGTTACTGGCGCTGACTTCTTTTGACAAGGTTAAACGCCGTATGGGCAAAAGCTGGCAGAAACTGCACAACTATACCTACCTTGCGGTAGTGCTGGCGGGTATACATTTTTACTGGTCGGTGAAATCTGAAATTATTGAGCCGGGAATTTATCTGGTTTTAATGTTGGCACTGTTGTTTTTACGCCGTGATAAATTTCGCCGCTGGTTTAAGGGCAAACGTTAG
- a CDS encoding amidohydrolase family protein, giving the protein MRLFKTPLSRVALLLSAGIGAATLAIGSVSAKPLAITHAKVHTVTGQGVLTDATVIIEDGKILAINPQALPAGLSADSIIDAEGKTLTPGFINSFNQLGLVEVSAVGESRDSREKKADITFDPSLAFNPRSSLIPYSRKGGITRNLVTPGGGESIFKGQAFAVDLSGEFDSEVKNGLGVYVVLGGKSKGSRAFDLQTLWHKLEDRQKAVLKQEAKEKTKKEDKSKKDNNGDKEPKRDELILDALLAGKQPLFVNANRASDLLQLIKLKQKFKLDLVLVGAADAALVAKQLADAEVPVVINALRNLPESFDAMHTSLTSPATLMAAGVKVVLNTGGDTHNLYQLRFTAGNAVANGLSAAQALASITANAADVFHLDAGRIAVGQAADLVLWSGDPFELSTRVEKMWIAGEQVGTRSRQDALRERYISKSTQPRAYVK; this is encoded by the coding sequence ATGAGATTATTTAAAACACCATTAAGCCGTGTCGCCTTATTGCTTAGTGCCGGTATCGGCGCCGCGACCCTGGCTATCGGTTCAGTATCCGCCAAACCTCTGGCAATCACCCATGCCAAGGTGCATACCGTGACCGGGCAGGGAGTATTAACAGATGCAACCGTGATCATCGAAGACGGTAAAATTCTTGCCATCAACCCACAGGCGCTGCCGGCAGGGCTTAGTGCCGACAGCATCATAGATGCCGAGGGAAAAACACTAACCCCTGGTTTTATCAACAGTTTTAACCAATTAGGTTTGGTAGAAGTCTCCGCCGTCGGGGAAAGCCGGGATAGCCGGGAGAAAAAAGCCGATATCACTTTTGACCCCAGCCTGGCCTTTAACCCCAGAAGTTCCCTGATCCCTTATAGCCGCAAAGGCGGGATCACCCGTAACCTGGTAACCCCGGGCGGTGGTGAAAGTATTTTCAAGGGGCAGGCATTTGCCGTTGATTTGTCGGGTGAGTTCGACAGCGAGGTTAAAAACGGCCTCGGAGTTTATGTTGTCTTAGGGGGGAAATCAAAGGGCTCCAGGGCATTTGATTTGCAGACTTTATGGCACAAGCTTGAAGACAGGCAAAAAGCCGTCTTAAAGCAGGAAGCCAAGGAAAAAACCAAGAAAGAGGATAAGTCGAAAAAGGATAACAATGGCGATAAAGAGCCAAAACGTGATGAGCTCATCCTTGACGCCTTATTGGCAGGGAAGCAGCCCCTGTTTGTCAATGCCAACCGCGCCAGTGATTTGTTGCAGTTAATCAAGTTAAAGCAAAAATTTAAACTTGATCTTGTGCTGGTCGGCGCTGCCGATGCGGCGCTGGTGGCCAAACAGCTGGCGGATGCCGAAGTTCCTGTTGTGATTAATGCCTTGCGTAATTTGCCGGAAAGTTTTGATGCTATGCACACTTCCCTGACCAGCCCGGCGACGTTAATGGCGGCAGGTGTTAAAGTGGTGTTAAACACCGGCGGCGATACCCATAACCTTTACCAGTTAAGGTTTACCGCCGGTAATGCCGTGGCTAACGGTTTGTCGGCAGCACAGGCACTGGCCAGCATTACCGCTAATGCCGCCGATGTTTTCCACCTTGATGCCGGACGTATTGCCGTAGGACAGGCGGCCGATCTTGTGCTTTGGAGCGGTGACCCGTTTGAACTGAGCACCCGGGTAGAGAAAATGTGGATAGCGGGAGAGCAAGTTGGCACCCGCAGTCGCCAGGATGCTTTAAGAGAGCGTTATATCAGCAAAAGTACACAGCCAAGGGCCTATGTGAAATAA
- the msrP gene encoding protein-methionine-sulfoxide reductase catalytic subunit MsrP, whose translation MLIKIPKKSELSENQVTQESVYLQRRQLLKGMGFIGAGTLLSSALSSKAHGSVFDLFKEEEKPVFTRKALSYSGQAGAENFPEKLTPEGKVISHNNFYEFGAQKHQPAELAQGFKVNPWQLKISGEVDKPVTLDYDRLFSTFALEERIYRLRCVEAWSMVIPWVGFPLAKLLKMAQPNSRAKYVAFETLHDPEQMPGQSSRRLGGGIAYPYVEGLRIDEAMNPLTLMSVGLYGKTLPPQNGAPIRLVVPWKYGFKSIKSIVGIKLLEKEPPTTWNLLAPHEYGFYANVNPGVAHPRWSQASERRITTGGLLARNRIETLMFNGYGEEVADLYKGMDLRKFY comes from the coding sequence ATGTTGATAAAAATACCGAAAAAGTCAGAGTTATCAGAGAACCAGGTAACACAGGAAAGTGTTTATCTGCAAAGAAGACAGTTGCTTAAGGGCATGGGCTTTATCGGCGCAGGTACCCTGCTTTCTTCTGCATTGTCATCAAAAGCCCATGGCAGTGTTTTTGATCTTTTTAAGGAAGAAGAAAAGCCGGTATTTACCCGCAAAGCGCTAAGTTATTCGGGTCAGGCGGGAGCTGAAAACTTTCCCGAGAAGCTGACACCCGAAGGTAAGGTGATCAGCCATAATAATTTTTATGAATTTGGCGCGCAGAAACACCAGCCGGCAGAGCTTGCCCAGGGGTTTAAGGTCAATCCCTGGCAGTTAAAGATATCGGGGGAAGTTGATAAGCCGGTAACCCTGGATTATGACAGGTTATTTTCCACCTTTGCCCTGGAAGAACGTATCTACAGGTTACGTTGTGTTGAGGCCTGGTCTATGGTGATCCCCTGGGTCGGCTTTCCCCTGGCGAAATTGTTGAAAATGGCACAGCCCAATTCCCGGGCCAAATATGTCGCTTTTGAAACCCTGCATGACCCGGAGCAGATGCCGGGGCAAAGCAGCCGGCGTTTGGGGGGCGGCATAGCTTATCCTTATGTGGAAGGTTTACGTATCGATGAGGCGATGAACCCGCTTACCCTGATGAGTGTCGGTCTTTACGGCAAGACCCTGCCGCCGCAAAACGGTGCGCCGATTCGTTTGGTGGTGCCCTGGAAATATGGTTTTAAGAGCATTAAATCTATCGTTGGCATCAAGTTGCTGGAAAAAGAGCCACCGACCACCTGGAACTTGCTGGCGCCGCATGAATATGGTTTTTACGCCAATGTCAATCCCGGGGTTGCCCACCCCAGGTGGAGCCAGGCCAGCGAAAGACGCATTACCACAGGAGGCCTGCTGGCCAGAAACCGTATCGAGACCCTGATGTTTAACGGTTATGGCGAGGAAGTGGCCGACTTGTATAAAGGCATGGATTTGAGGAAATTTTATTAA
- a CDS encoding sensor domain-containing diguanylate cyclase codes for MNLIHKFDHFITALFFFIIITVVATSYFTFKEFFAIHNKRQQEAIIPLFSLITSEVISPLSISQYMAKDPFVINYIEQDKIDQQTILIYLQQVAAQYQMVSFIAIEKHNLMIDSNNKRTELNSDKAEWFHRLKKLPPDQFTDIGNAADPHLYFDVKIFNDQQEFIGFIGVAIDLNYFAEKFRQFQQRFGFELFFVDAQDIITLSSNRIMKTESHHRKNELVNINTFPWYQRFTDNMAQGKNTPVVATGNNELIVSQMPIRELNWRLFIVAPPASKQAEYWQLFFSKLVVFVLVSGVLYFAFAATISYFKSSLVKDSQIDFLTQLPNRSYIHRQYQQLAKAHDNASIIIADVDLFKEVNDKYGHNAGDEVLKVIGKKLTTSLRKIDLSGRWGGEEFIIILPEADAELAKRIIERIREDIASYEFHPPGEASGFFTSVSFGLVQGPLTKSNLQTQIDKADKALYQAKLNGRNQVQVYTDPRQD; via the coding sequence ATGAATCTAATCCATAAGTTTGATCACTTTATTACCGCACTGTTCTTTTTTATCATCATCACGGTCGTGGCCACCTCATATTTTACCTTCAAAGAATTCTTTGCCATCCACAATAAACGCCAGCAAGAAGCCATTATCCCTTTGTTTTCCCTGATCACCAGTGAAGTGATCAGCCCGCTGTCTATCTCGCAATATATGGCCAAGGATCCCTTTGTCATCAACTACATAGAGCAGGACAAGATAGATCAACAAACTATACTCATTTATTTACAGCAAGTGGCGGCACAATATCAAATGGTCAGCTTTATCGCCATTGAAAAGCACAACCTGATGATCGACTCCAACAATAAGCGCACCGAACTTAACAGCGATAAAGCCGAATGGTTCCACCGCCTTAAAAAGCTCCCGCCGGATCAATTTACCGATATCGGCAATGCCGCGGATCCCCACTTATACTTCGATGTGAAGATATTCAATGATCAACAAGAGTTTATAGGCTTTATCGGCGTAGCCATCGACCTGAATTATTTTGCCGAGAAATTCCGTCAATTCCAGCAAAGGTTTGGCTTTGAACTTTTTTTTGTCGATGCCCAGGATATTATTACCTTATCTTCTAACCGCATCATGAAAACTGAAAGTCACCACAGAAAAAATGAGCTGGTGAATATCAATACCTTTCCCTGGTACCAGCGCTTTACCGACAATATGGCACAAGGGAAAAATACCCCGGTGGTCGCCACAGGCAATAATGAATTGATCGTTTCACAAATGCCGATCAGGGAGCTTAACTGGCGTTTGTTTATTGTCGCACCGCCGGCATCAAAACAAGCAGAATACTGGCAACTCTTTTTCAGCAAGCTGGTCGTCTTTGTACTGGTATCCGGTGTGCTCTATTTTGCCTTTGCCGCCACCATCAGTTATTTCAAATCCAGTTTAGTGAAAGACTCGCAAATCGATTTTTTAACCCAACTCCCCAACCGCAGTTATATCCACAGGCAATACCAGCAACTTGCCAAGGCACATGATAATGCCAGCATCATTATCGCGGATGTCGACCTGTTTAAAGAAGTTAACGACAAATATGGTCACAACGCCGGTGACGAGGTACTCAAGGTTATCGGGAAAAAGTTAACCACCAGCCTGCGTAAGATTGATTTAAGCGGCCGCTGGGGAGGTGAAGAATTTATTATTATCCTGCCGGAGGCAGACGCCGAGCTGGCAAAAAGAATTATCGAGCGCATCCGGGAGGACATCGCCAGTTATGAATTTCATCCGCCGGGAGAAGCGAGCGGTTTTTTTACCAGCGTCAGTTTTGGCCTGGTTCAGGGGCCCTTAACAAAAAGTAATTTACAGACGCAAATAGATAAAGCCGATAAAGCCCTGTACCAGGCAAAACTCAACGGCAGAAACCAGGTGCAGGTATACACTGACCCCCGCCAGGATTAG
- a CDS encoding amidohydrolase, with protein sequence MRKITLPLLAAGVSVTLTACLDTQQQDAKVTIKKNPYPSSYQPLAQQKTLIKNATVLTGTGEKLENTDVLLQDGKIAQLGKGISASGAMEVDGAGKWLTPGIIDVHSHLGVYPSPSVGSHQDGNEMTSPNTSEVWAEHSVWPQDPGFEAARAGGVTTLQILPGSANLFGGRGVTLRNVPSVTMQGMKFPDAPYGLKMACGENPKRVYGERKELPSTRMGNMAGYRAAWAKATEYKRAWDKYERDYAAGKNPAAPERDLTLDTLKGVLDGEILIHNHCYKAEEMAMMIDLSKEFNYHSGTFHHAIEAYKIAEPLAENGNCAAMWPDWWGFKMEAYDMVQENVAIVDAVKNSCAIVHSDSDSTIQRLNQEAGKILYRAKESGFALTEADAVSWITLNPAKSLGISDKTGSVEIGKNADVVLWNRNPFSVYAQAEQVFVDGAKVYDRVDEKYQAKSDFLLGQK encoded by the coding sequence ATGCGCAAAATAACCCTGCCTTTGCTGGCGGCTGGTGTTTCTGTGACCTTAACCGCTTGTCTGGATACCCAGCAGCAGGATGCTAAGGTTACCATTAAAAAAAATCCATACCCAAGTTCTTACCAACCCTTGGCGCAGCAAAAAACTTTGATCAAAAATGCCACGGTTTTAACCGGTACCGGTGAAAAACTTGAGAATACCGATGTTTTACTGCAAGACGGTAAAATTGCCCAGCTGGGCAAAGGCATCAGCGCATCGGGCGCGATGGAAGTTGACGGCGCCGGCAAATGGCTGACACCGGGCATTATCGATGTGCATTCACATTTGGGAGTTTACCCCAGTCCTTCGGTCGGCTCGCACCAGGACGGCAATGAAATGACCTCGCCAAATACCTCAGAGGTATGGGCCGAACACAGTGTCTGGCCACAGGACCCCGGATTTGAAGCGGCGCGCGCCGGCGGGGTGACTACCTTACAAATTTTACCGGGCTCCGCCAACTTATTCGGCGGCCGGGGTGTGACCCTGCGCAATGTACCGAGCGTGACCATGCAGGGCATGAAATTTCCAGACGCCCCTTACGGCTTGAAAATGGCCTGCGGTGAAAACCCGAAACGGGTTTATGGCGAACGTAAAGAGTTGCCTTCCACCCGTATGGGTAACATGGCGGGATATCGAGCCGCCTGGGCAAAAGCCACCGAATATAAGCGTGCCTGGGATAAATATGAGCGCGATTATGCCGCAGGTAAAAATCCTGCGGCGCCGGAGCGTGATTTAACCCTGGATACCCTTAAAGGGGTACTCGATGGCGAGATCCTTATTCACAACCATTGTTATAAAGCCGAAGAAATGGCGATGATGATAGACCTGAGTAAAGAATTTAATTACCACTCAGGTACTTTCCACCATGCCATTGAAGCCTATAAAATTGCCGAGCCGCTGGCTGAAAATGGCAACTGTGCCGCCATGTGGCCGGACTGGTGGGGCTTTAAAATGGAAGCCTATGATATGGTTCAGGAAAATGTTGCCATTGTTGATGCAGTAAAAAATTCCTGTGCGATAGTACATTCTGATTCCGACAGCACCATCCAAAGATTAAACCAGGAAGCCGGTAAGATCTTATACCGGGCCAAAGAAAGCGGTTTTGCCTTAACCGAGGCGGATGCCGTTAGCTGGATCACCTTAAATCCGGCGAAGTCTCTGGGCATTAGCGATAAAACCGGCTCGGTGGAAATTGGGAAAAATGCCGATGTGGTGTTGTGGAACCGTAATCCTTTCAGTGTTTATGCCCAGGCAGAGCAAGTTTTTGTTGATGGCGCAAAAGTTTATGATCGTGTTGATGAAAAATATCAGGCGAAAAGCGACTTTTTACTGGGACAGAAATAA
- the rppH gene encoding RNA pyrophosphohydrolase produces the protein MIDAEGYRANVGIVIINDRGQVFWARRFGQHSWQFPQGGVDEGETAEQTLFRELHEEVGLKPEHVKIVASSKHWLRYKLPKRFIRHDSKPVCIGQKQKWFLLKLTSEESAVDLLHSAHPEFDDWRWVSYWYPVRQVVSFKRDVYRKVMKEFAPVGLPFNRQERRKRRA, from the coding sequence GTGATAGATGCCGAAGGCTATCGCGCCAATGTCGGCATAGTAATAATAAATGACAGGGGACAAGTATTTTGGGCAAGACGTTTTGGGCAACATTCATGGCAATTCCCGCAGGGCGGGGTTGATGAAGGTGAAACCGCAGAACAAACACTTTTTCGTGAGTTACATGAAGAAGTTGGGTTAAAACCTGAACATGTAAAAATTGTTGCATCAAGCAAGCATTGGCTAAGATATAAATTACCGAAACGTTTCATCAGACATGATAGTAAACCTGTTTGTATCGGACAAAAGCAGAAGTGGTTTTTACTCAAGCTAACCAGTGAAGAATCCGCTGTTGATCTGTTGCACTCGGCCCATCCCGAATTTGACGACTGGCGATGGGTGAGTTACTGGTATCCGGTACGCCAGGTGGTGTCATTTAAGCGGGATGTTTACCGGAAAGTGATGAAAGAGTTTGCACCCGTAGGCCTACCGTTTAACCGCCAGGAACGGCGTAAACGCAGAGCCTGA